The stretch of DNA TGTAGGCATCTCTTACGCCGTGATGTTGCTCATGAGATACCCGGCGCCGGTGAAGATGAACGCCTCATCCACGTTATGCCGGACCCGGATGATGTTCGACCGGACCGTCTCATCCCGATAGGACTCCACTACCAGGTTGCCGGGGCTGTCCGCCGTCCAGAGGAACGACCGGCCGAGGCAGGGCTCGCGGAGATCCTGGCCGCCCGATGACGCCTTGAACAGAAGGGCATACTCGTCGTCCCAAATGTCCGCGATGGTGGTGGCCTGGCCCTTCGCCGTGCTGTCGTAGATCGCCCCGCCGACCAACACCTGATCGACGCCGAAATACTGCGCCAGGAGGCGACGCTTGGCCTCCTGTCCGCCGATCTCGATCGGGTTGGTGTACCTAAAGGCGTCCTTCAGCTCCTTCGATTTGAGCAGATTGGTGAAGACCTTGTAGGTGATCGCAAAGGCATTCGGCAGAAGGCCGGTTGCGGCCCGCATGGCCTCTTTCGCGGTTTCCACGTCCGCGTGG from Dehalococcoidia bacterium encodes:
- a CDS encoding major capsid protein → MPRPTSATTLQRPDLSTLAYEYMLDADRRGFIGLSILPIFEVPQQSADYPKIPLEALLKLQELKRAPRAAYPRSDWEFETGTYSCEEYGWEEAVDDVEAALYRRYFDAETVANMRAVDILLRAQEKRIAAAVFNTANITNTADVGTEWSTAASCTPHADVETAKEAMRAATGLLPNAFAITYKVFTNLLKSKELKDAFRYTNPIEIGGQEAKRRLLAQYFGVDQVLVGGAIYDSTAKGQATTIADIWDDEYALLFKASSGGQDLREPCLGRSFLWTADSPGNLVVESYRDETVRSNIIRVRHNVDEAFIFTGAGYLMSNITA